The following are from one region of the Amycolatopsis sp. QT-25 genome:
- a CDS encoding cytochrome P450 — protein sequence MVAWSVTDPELLKRLLGDQRVSKDPRQHWTAWREGTVPADWPLMIWVAVQNMFTAYGGEHRRLRSLVAKAFTFRRTEALRPWVEEITGGLLDRIEGTDGVVDLREHFAYPLPIEVICQLFGVPEEHRADLRKAVDGVFDTTATPEEAAANGEQMYRILGELVALRRAEPGDDLTSGLIAARDEDGSSLQEAELVDTLILMISAGHETTVNLLDHAITALLTHPEQLRQVLDGEYGWGDVIDETLRWQAPVAHLPLRYAVEDIVVDDEVTIKRGEAILASYAAAGRAPEFGDNPEKFDLSRTNKSHLSFGHGVHFCLGAPLARVEAEIALPALFARFPKLALAIEPAELEPTASFISNGHRVLPVTLG from the coding sequence GTGGTGGCGTGGTCGGTAACCGATCCGGAGCTGCTCAAGCGCCTGCTCGGTGACCAGCGGGTGTCGAAGGACCCGCGGCAGCACTGGACCGCGTGGCGGGAGGGCACGGTACCCGCGGACTGGCCGCTGATGATCTGGGTGGCCGTGCAGAACATGTTCACCGCCTACGGTGGCGAGCACCGGCGGCTGCGGTCATTGGTGGCCAAGGCGTTCACCTTCCGTCGCACCGAGGCGCTGCGGCCGTGGGTCGAGGAGATCACCGGCGGCCTGCTCGATCGGATCGAGGGCACCGACGGGGTCGTAGATCTGCGCGAGCACTTCGCCTACCCGCTGCCGATCGAGGTGATCTGCCAGCTGTTCGGCGTGCCCGAGGAGCACCGCGCCGATCTGCGCAAGGCGGTCGACGGGGTGTTCGACACCACCGCCACCCCGGAAGAGGCGGCAGCCAACGGCGAGCAGATGTACCGGATCCTCGGCGAACTAGTGGCGCTGCGGCGCGCCGAGCCGGGTGACGACCTGACCAGCGGCCTGATCGCGGCACGCGACGAGGACGGTTCCTCGTTGCAGGAAGCCGAACTCGTCGACACGCTGATCCTGATGATCTCGGCAGGGCACGAGACCACGGTCAACCTGCTCGACCACGCGATCACCGCGTTGCTGACCCATCCCGAGCAGCTGCGCCAGGTGCTCGACGGCGAGTACGGCTGGGGCGACGTCATCGACGAAACGCTGCGCTGGCAGGCGCCCGTCGCCCATCTCCCGCTGCGGTACGCGGTCGAAGACATCGTTGTCGACGACGAGGTGACGATCAAGCGGGGCGAGGCGATCCTGGCTTCGTACGCGGCTGCGGGCCGCGCGCCGGAGTTCGGCGACAACCCGGAGAAGTTCGACCTTTCGCGGACGAACAAGAGCCACCTCTCGTTCGGGCACGGGGTGCACTTCTGCCTCGGCGCCCCGCTGGCCAGGGTGGAGGCGGAGATCGCGCTGCCGGCGTTGTTCGCGCGCTTCCCGAAGCTGGCGCTGGCGATCGAACCGGCAGAGCTGGAGCCCACGGCGTCCTTCATCTCCAACGGGCACCGGGTCCTCCCGGTCACCCTGGGCTGA
- a CDS encoding aminoglycoside phosphotransferase family protein, which translates to MTDIEITAELVEDLVRDQHPDLADRPIRLGARGWDNQLWRLGDDLAVRLPWATGSADALLRKEFTWLPTLAPRLPLPIPVPRRFGEPSERFPRPWLVTTWVPGTPADRAPLTRTSEAAASLAAFLTALHRPAPSDAPAGRNRGGPLADHTGQFAAGLTAATERGLIPDPDAVRAVWDDAVTAPRWTGPALWLHADLHPANVLTAEGTLCGVVDFGDLCAGDPAYDLAAMWLLLPDHAGDHFHADYRPAPDTATLRRARGWAMARALGGLLIGDAGVHGRPGGKPTWGPPAHAALRRLTATHR; encoded by the coding sequence ATGACCGACATCGAGATCACTGCGGAACTGGTCGAAGACCTTGTCCGCGACCAGCACCCCGACCTCGCCGATCGCCCGATCCGGTTGGGTGCGCGTGGCTGGGACAACCAACTGTGGCGGCTCGGTGACGATCTGGCCGTCCGGCTTCCCTGGGCGACCGGGTCCGCGGACGCGTTGCTGCGCAAAGAGTTCACCTGGCTGCCCACGCTCGCTCCGCGCCTTCCGCTGCCGATCCCCGTCCCGCGGCGTTTCGGCGAGCCCTCCGAACGGTTCCCCCGGCCCTGGCTCGTCACCACCTGGGTCCCGGGCACGCCCGCCGACCGCGCCCCGCTTACGCGAACCTCCGAGGCGGCCGCGTCCTTGGCCGCGTTCCTGACGGCTCTGCACCGGCCCGCTCCCAGCGACGCGCCCGCGGGCCGGAACCGCGGCGGGCCACTGGCCGACCACACCGGCCAGTTCGCCGCAGGGCTCACCGCGGCCACCGAGCGCGGACTGATCCCCGACCCGGACGCCGTCCGCGCCGTCTGGGACGACGCGGTCACCGCGCCGCGGTGGACGGGCCCGGCACTCTGGCTGCACGCCGACCTGCATCCGGCCAACGTCCTCACCGCCGAGGGCACCCTCTGCGGTGTGGTCGACTTCGGCGACCTCTGCGCGGGCGACCCGGCCTACGACCTCGCCGCCATGTGGCTCCTGCTACCGGACCACGCCGGCGACCACTTCCACGCGGACTACCGACCGGCCCCGGACACCGCCACCCTGCGCCGCGCCCGCGGCTGGGCGATGGCCCGCGCCCTCGGCGGCCTTCTCATCGGCGACGCCGGCGTGCACGGCCGTCCCGGTGGCAAACCCACCTGGGGCCCACCCGCCCACGCCGCCCTGCGACGCCTCACCGCCACACACCGCTGA
- a CDS encoding alpha/beta hydrolase: MPTIELSAGPLAYADTGGPGPVLVFTHGFPMNDSQWRKVLPLLPGYRCILPTLPLGAHRVPMKPDADLSQRGQALLLAELLERLDLTDVTLIMNDWGGPQFLVSEGKADRVGRLVLVACEAFDNFPPKAVRPLVALARVPGGTWLMTKLFATQLFRHSPRAYGGLSKHGIPDDVLDDWFAPATHNREIRRDLAKFGTSAPPRKVQLEWTARLRDFDRPALVVWATEDRLMPADHGRRLADLLPHATLVEIADSSTLIPEDQPEALAEALKTFLAENGAGVPSR; the protein is encoded by the coding sequence ATGCCAACGATCGAACTGTCCGCCGGACCCCTCGCCTACGCCGACACCGGCGGCCCGGGCCCGGTCCTGGTCTTCACCCACGGCTTCCCGATGAACGACTCGCAGTGGCGCAAGGTCCTCCCGCTGCTCCCGGGATACCGCTGCATCCTGCCCACCCTGCCATTGGGCGCCCACCGCGTACCGATGAAACCCGACGCCGACCTCTCCCAGCGCGGCCAGGCGCTCCTGCTCGCCGAACTGCTCGAACGACTCGACCTCACCGACGTCACCCTGATCATGAACGACTGGGGCGGCCCCCAATTCCTGGTCTCCGAAGGCAAAGCGGACCGGGTCGGCAGACTCGTGCTGGTCGCGTGCGAAGCGTTCGACAACTTCCCGCCCAAAGCCGTGCGCCCGCTGGTCGCCCTCGCCCGCGTTCCCGGCGGCACCTGGCTCATGACCAAACTGTTCGCCACCCAGCTCTTCCGGCACAGCCCCCGCGCCTACGGTGGCCTGAGCAAACACGGCATCCCCGACGACGTGCTCGACGACTGGTTCGCCCCCGCCACCCACAACCGCGAAATCCGTCGTGACCTGGCCAAATTCGGCACCTCCGCACCACCGCGCAAGGTGCAGCTCGAATGGACCGCCCGCCTCCGCGACTTCGACCGGCCCGCCCTCGTCGTCTGGGCCACCGAAGACCGCCTGATGCCCGCCGACCACGGCCGCCGCCTGGCCGACCTGCTCCCCCACGCCACCCTCGTCGAAATCGCCGACTCCTCCACACTGATCCCCGAAGACCAGCCGGAAGCACTCGCCGAAGCACTCAAGACCTTCCTCGCCGAGAACGGGGCCGGAGTCCCCTCGCGATAG
- a CDS encoding nuclear transport factor 2 family protein: MMNQAMAQEFADGWVRAWNAHDLEAVLSHFAENVTFRSPVAVHLLEGSAGVVRGKAALRAYWAEGLARIPDLHFEVVGLYLGVDSLVINYRNQKGGLVNEVLIFDGSLVVEGHGTYLGADPNPSGTRRHPSSAA; the protein is encoded by the coding sequence ATGATGAATCAGGCAATGGCGCAGGAGTTCGCCGACGGGTGGGTGCGCGCCTGGAACGCACACGACCTGGAAGCCGTGCTGTCGCACTTCGCCGAAAACGTGACCTTCCGTTCGCCGGTGGCGGTTCACCTGCTCGAGGGAAGCGCGGGAGTGGTGCGCGGCAAGGCGGCGCTGCGTGCTTACTGGGCCGAAGGACTGGCTCGGATCCCCGACCTCCATTTCGAGGTCGTGGGGCTCTACCTCGGCGTCGACTCGCTCGTGATCAACTACCGGAACCAGAAAGGCGGGCTGGTCAACGAAGTACTGATCTTCGACGGCTCCCTGGTGGTCGAAGGGCACGGCACCTACCTCGGCGCCGATCCCAACCCGAGCGGCACACGTCGACACCCCAGCTCGGCCGCATGA
- a CDS encoding LysR family transcriptional regulator, protein MTTERRGLRSRRSVVAQRLPCRSPPQLTELLRTFLTSSKRAETGSGRRDGHQRRRRAAGTCLLSLMRSTLPTHRPPGLSGLRAVCQLVLWEQVESGSLSAFRAARGGAGNPFDTFPFLTVYPAAVGPSTKAHRQAKSPRSYGNATVASAVPAPAGTPPLAREDTARRRTAMCRAIQSRLPWGAGRPPPRTWSPLLLRCSSLQPVALCRRTRTGIGGTASDGGGRMVDEGGGGCSRLEHSGRRVDPGQRGQHRFPRRHRLPAGIRRQAVPGRRCLVRRFSLGEPSPTSYRPQANSSPIRAATPHRLAADPAGAQHQAFLALAEELPFGRTAERLGVSAARVSQTINRPERRFGVALFARTSRHVALTPIGNVMRRLGTSRYRRASPRLSLLDTALRIGLLQPAGRRDHHAAELGCRRVPLGLGSAPR, encoded by the coding sequence ATGACAACCGAACGGCGAGGCCTCCGGTCTCGCCGTTCGGTTGTCGCGCAGAGACTCCCTTGCCGTTCTCCACCGCAATTGACTGAATTGCTCAGAACTTTTCTCACGTCGAGCAAACGAGCGGAGACGGGTTCTGGCCGCCGGGATGGGCATCAACGGCGTCGCCGTGCCGCGGGCACGTGCCTGTTATCACTCATGAGGTCCACACTCCCTACGCATCGACCGCCTGGGCTTTCCGGGCTTCGGGCCGTCTGTCAGCTGGTGCTGTGGGAACAAGTCGAGTCGGGCAGCTTGAGCGCATTTCGAGCAGCCAGGGGCGGTGCCGGCAATCCATTCGACACGTTCCCATTCCTCACTGTGTATCCGGCTGCGGTCGGACCGTCAACGAAAGCTCACCGGCAAGCGAAATCACCCCGCTCATACGGAAACGCGACTGTCGCCTCCGCCGTGCCCGCGCCGGCCGGAACACCCCCGCTCGCGCGGGAAGACACTGCTCGACGACGTACTGCAATGTGCCGAGCCATTCAGTCACGGTTGCCGTGGGGTGCGGGTCGCCCGCCTCCTCGAACGTGGTCACCACTTCTGCTCAGGTGTTCTTCGCTTCAGCCAGTCGCCCTGTGTCGTAGAACGCGTACCGGGATTGGGGGCACTGCGTCGGACGGGGGGGGACGGATGGTGGATGAGGGTGGTGGCGGATGCTCGCGGCTTGAGCACTCGGGCCGTCGCGTTGATCCCGGTCAGCGTGGCCAACACCGATTCCCGCGACGACATCGTCTACCGGCCGGCATCCGACGCCAGGCCGTACCCGGTCGTCGCTGCCTGGTCCGCCGGTTCTCGCTTGGCGAGCCATCGCCCACTTCGTACAGACCGCAAGCGAACTCGTCACCGATCAGGGCCGCGACACCGCACAGGCTCGCCGCCGACCCTGCCGGAGCCCAGCACCAGGCGTTCCTGGCCCTGGCCGAGGAACTGCCCTTCGGGCGTACGGCCGAGCGGCTCGGCGTCAGCGCCGCGCGAGTCAGCCAGACCATCAACCGGCCGGAGCGCCGGTTCGGGGTGGCGCTGTTCGCGCGCACCAGCCGACATGTGGCGCTGACCCCGATCGGTAACGTGATGCGCAGGCTGGGCACCAGCAGATACAGGAGGGCATCGCCAAGGCTGTCGCTGCTGGACACGGCTTTGCGGATCGGGCTTCTCCAGCCCGCTGGTCGCCGAGATCATCATGCGGCCGAGCTGGGGTGTCGACGTGTGCCGCTCGGGTTGGGATCGGCGCCGAGGTAG
- a CDS encoding MbtH family NRPS accessory protein, protein MDLFLDDPDARFLVLEGASGEHSLWPSYVDVPRGWRVALPAPGDPRPSRSSRPSSADWSSTKYHRDRPVRQNSAELPAGARRADSEPGALLLTSQVSPAPKAWPIQRGFGHHEHAWNVK, encoded by the coding sequence ATGGACTTGTTCCTTGACGATCCCGACGCGCGCTTCCTGGTATTGGAAGGCGCGAGCGGCGAGCATTCGCTCTGGCCGTCCTACGTGGACGTGCCGCGAGGGTGGCGAGTGGCCCTGCCCGCACCTGGCGATCCGAGGCCATCACGTTCATCACGGCCAAGCAGCGCGGACTGGTCTTCGACGAAGTATCACCGCGACCGCCCGGTCAGGCAGAACAGCGCCGAGTTACCCGCCGGCGCCCGGCGGGCGGACAGTGAACCCGGAGCACTTCTGCTCACCAGCCAGGTGAGCCCGGCGCCGAAGGCATGGCCGATACAACGTGGATTCGGTCACCATGAGCACGCTTGGAATGTCAAATAA
- a CDS encoding DMT family transporter → MPTETQLNNSSGPMMPEPHPGHSGPALLVLGGAACLSVSAVLVKVAAVDPATSAFLRCAIAVLVLAPLAWRECRRFGGLSRRGIVVALVAGGALGADYVLWTRSIFDVGAGIATVLINVQVVVLPLLSLLVDHERPGRRFVLACPVMLGGIVLISGVLESGPTAADTAKGTVLGVVAGTAYALYLYLTLRQGRAEPGRTVTPLAIATASAAATSAALSPLSGGIHLARIPPASWVAMIGLAVLGQVFAWILVNSGSPHLPANRTAALLLTQPVGTVLLSLVLLTEVPSVLQVAGMVLVLGSVATASRVWARRART, encoded by the coding sequence GTGCCGACCGAAACGCAGCTGAACAACTCCTCCGGACCGATGATGCCCGAGCCGCACCCCGGGCACAGCGGCCCGGCACTGCTCGTGCTGGGCGGCGCGGCCTGCCTGTCCGTGTCCGCGGTACTGGTGAAGGTGGCGGCTGTGGACCCGGCGACGTCCGCGTTCCTGCGCTGTGCGATCGCGGTCCTCGTGCTGGCGCCTCTGGCGTGGCGGGAATGCCGACGGTTCGGCGGGCTGTCGCGCCGCGGGATCGTGGTGGCGCTCGTCGCGGGCGGGGCGCTCGGCGCGGACTACGTCCTGTGGACCCGCAGCATCTTCGACGTCGGAGCCGGGATTGCCACGGTTCTGATCAACGTTCAGGTCGTCGTGCTCCCGCTGCTGAGCCTGCTCGTCGACCACGAGCGCCCCGGCCGCCGGTTCGTCCTCGCCTGCCCGGTGATGCTCGGTGGCATCGTGCTGATCAGCGGCGTGCTCGAGAGTGGACCCACCGCGGCGGACACGGCAAAGGGCACCGTACTCGGCGTGGTGGCCGGTACCGCGTACGCCTTGTACCTCTACCTGACCCTGCGGCAGGGTCGTGCCGAACCGGGGCGCACCGTCACCCCCTTGGCCATCGCGACCGCAAGCGCTGCGGCGACGTCCGCGGCACTGTCCCCGCTCAGCGGCGGTATCCACCTCGCAAGGATTCCACCCGCATCGTGGGTGGCGATGATCGGTCTCGCGGTGCTCGGACAGGTGTTCGCATGGATCCTCGTCAACTCCGGTTCCCCGCACCTGCCCGCGAACCGCACCGCGGCGCTGCTGCTGACCCAGCCCGTCGGGACGGTACTGCTCAGCCTCGTGCTGCTCACCGAAGTCCCGTCAGTGCTCCAAGTGGCCGGCATGGTGCTGGTGCTCGGGTCGGTCGCCACGGCCAGCCGCGTCTGGGCGCGCCGCGCCCGCACCTGA
- a CDS encoding LysR family transcriptional regulator, with translation MNNWTWDRLRVFDAVARTGSVAAAGRSLNMTGPGVSQHLRRLEAEVGAVLIEREGRGVRLTDAGHVLAGHARTVARVVEHAERELAAREGEPRGTVRVGAISSAIRGFLLPRVREFLDRHRGARVSLRDGETVDHLRALHEDSLDVVLAETWHDLPSTLPRGMDIIRLRAERARLVLPAGHRLANRETVPFSELAGETWTCCPPGSDAHSALAQLVRRAGGELVVGFPLADHTTQLEVVANGLAVACVPELSLPAKPVGIRILDTDPAPLRSIELVTQPEVLSLHVNAFIAVLTGR, from the coding sequence GTGAACAACTGGACGTGGGACCGGCTGCGAGTGTTCGATGCCGTGGCCAGGACAGGCTCGGTCGCAGCGGCCGGACGCAGCCTGAACATGACCGGCCCCGGCGTCTCGCAGCACCTGCGCCGGCTCGAGGCGGAGGTGGGGGCCGTGTTGATCGAGCGGGAGGGCCGCGGCGTGCGGTTGACCGACGCGGGGCACGTCCTGGCCGGGCACGCCCGCACGGTCGCGCGCGTGGTCGAGCACGCCGAACGTGAGCTTGCGGCACGCGAGGGGGAGCCTCGTGGGACCGTTCGCGTCGGCGCGATCTCCTCCGCCATCAGAGGTTTCCTGCTTCCGCGCGTGCGCGAATTCCTCGACCGCCACCGCGGAGCGCGGGTGTCGTTACGCGATGGGGAAACCGTCGACCACCTGCGTGCCCTGCACGAAGACAGCCTGGACGTGGTGCTCGCCGAGACGTGGCACGACCTGCCCTCGACGCTGCCGCGCGGCATGGACATCATCCGCCTTCGCGCTGAGCGTGCCAGGCTGGTGCTGCCCGCCGGTCACCGGCTCGCGAACCGTGAAACGGTGCCGTTTTCCGAGCTGGCCGGAGAGACATGGACGTGTTGCCCGCCGGGTTCGGATGCGCATTCCGCGCTGGCCCAGCTGGTCCGCCGGGCGGGAGGTGAGCTGGTGGTCGGGTTCCCCCTCGCCGACCACACCACCCAGCTTGAGGTGGTCGCGAACGGGCTCGCCGTCGCGTGCGTGCCGGAGCTCTCGTTGCCCGCGAAACCGGTTGGGATCCGGATTCTCGACACCGACCCGGCGCCGCTGCGCAGCATCGAGCTGGTCACCCAGCCGGAAGTACTTTCGTTGCATGTCAACGCTTTCATAGCGGTCCTCACCGGCCGCTGA
- a CDS encoding Fic/DOC family N-terminal domain-containing protein has product MNERDATGGMWVPVAGEGDVPEAIRREGAWAPRPLPSHVVLATRTHRGLARAEQALGRLDEAAERLPDRSYLVDHTMLREAQSSAALEDACVSLTDVLLARLPGAKPAPEPAVEAIIRYLEASRRAFGTVRDGADIDLPLLGEISRQLGPVPPPEGSGFWRERTSWISGRDGTPVVAHTPPGPHLQATAQQWQEWVRAEHDLPLVAKVAIGHPQLELIHPFAGGNGYVARLYVSLELVRAGVLRDQILPLSRWLDRYRDEYYQKLRAIVDTGSFEEFMVFFAEGVDKLCTEQINLIKRMEKLRTEHLKAVPGAGNARRVASELIGMPVTNHQLIAQRFDISIKGATDVAKKLQRAGLLTVKDNAKYKKTYIAHDVLELLSSLDPVPPTSDDAVFG; this is encoded by the coding sequence ATGAACGAACGCGATGCCACCGGCGGTATGTGGGTGCCCGTGGCTGGGGAGGGTGACGTTCCGGAAGCCATCCGGCGGGAAGGGGCCTGGGCGCCCCGCCCATTGCCGTCCCACGTGGTACTGGCAACGAGGACACATCGGGGACTGGCTCGAGCTGAGCAGGCACTAGGACGTCTCGACGAGGCGGCAGAGCGCTTGCCGGACCGATCATACCTCGTGGACCACACAATGCTGCGCGAAGCGCAGAGTTCCGCGGCACTAGAGGATGCTTGCGTTTCCCTCACCGATGTCCTGCTGGCCAGGCTGCCGGGCGCGAAGCCCGCGCCTGAACCCGCGGTCGAGGCGATCATCCGGTACCTGGAGGCGAGCCGCCGCGCCTTCGGCACCGTCCGCGACGGTGCCGACATCGATTTGCCGTTACTGGGAGAGATCAGCCGACAGCTCGGCCCCGTGCCGCCTCCCGAAGGATCCGGATTCTGGCGTGAACGGACGAGCTGGATCAGCGGCCGTGACGGCACGCCCGTCGTCGCCCACACGCCGCCCGGCCCGCATTTGCAGGCGACGGCACAACAGTGGCAGGAGTGGGTGCGCGCGGAGCACGACTTGCCCTTGGTCGCCAAGGTCGCGATCGGCCACCCTCAACTGGAACTGATCCATCCGTTCGCTGGGGGCAATGGTTACGTCGCGCGGCTCTACGTCAGCTTGGAACTGGTTCGCGCAGGCGTCTTACGAGACCAGATCCTGCCGCTGTCCCGTTGGCTCGACCGTTATCGCGACGAGTACTACCAGAAACTGCGCGCCATTGTCGACACCGGCAGTTTCGAAGAGTTCATGGTGTTCTTCGCCGAGGGTGTGGACAAGCTGTGCACCGAGCAGATCAACCTCATCAAACGCATGGAGAAGCTACGAACGGAACATCTCAAAGCGGTGCCGGGAGCCGGCAACGCCCGGCGAGTGGCCAGTGAACTGATCGGGATGCCCGTGACCAACCACCAACTGATCGCGCAACGATTCGACATCTCGATCAAGGGCGCGACTGACGTCGCGAAGAAACTCCAGCGCGCCGGACTGCTCACGGTGAAGGACAACGCCAAGTACAAGAAAACCTACATCGCCCACGATGTTCTGGAGCTGCTGAGCAGTCTCGACCCCGTTCCACCCACCAGCGACGATGCGGTGTTCGGGTGA
- a CDS encoding spore photoproduct lyase family protein produces MASLQQARTRLWTPKHVLITRSAAEHSHAAEIVARCEAAGVTDIDFLRSDRITGLRGDDERATYARAKSTLAVVVSPPSKRKLQPIPPSADWRLDLAEGCPAHCQYCYLAGSLSGPPVTRVYADLHDILAGMDDYVGRGGVTSSTTERAHEGTTFEASCYTDPLGIEHVTGSLAAAVAHVGTHDFGGRVQLRATTKFAAVEPLLVLPHGGRTRIRVSVNADGVAARFEGGTDPVAARLTGLGRLARAGYPVGLTIAPIMPVEGWQDGYGAMLDAAAAELDGVPGLDLTVECITHRFTPGSRDVLTAWYPRTKLEMDPEQRSRKFGKYGSVKYVYQRDDMHKLRTWFDTALQERLPRARALYWT; encoded by the coding sequence ATGGCATCCTTACAGCAGGCCCGCACTCGGTTGTGGACTCCGAAGCACGTCCTGATCACTCGTTCGGCCGCCGAACATTCGCACGCCGCCGAAATCGTGGCGCGCTGCGAGGCCGCCGGAGTGACCGATATCGACTTCTTGCGCTCCGACCGCATCACCGGTCTGCGAGGCGACGACGAACGCGCTACCTACGCACGGGCGAAGTCGACCCTCGCGGTGGTGGTCAGCCCGCCGTCGAAACGGAAGCTGCAGCCGATTCCGCCCAGCGCCGACTGGCGATTGGACCTCGCCGAGGGCTGCCCGGCGCACTGCCAGTACTGCTACCTCGCCGGGTCGCTGTCCGGCCCGCCCGTCACCCGCGTGTACGCCGACCTGCACGACATTCTCGCGGGGATGGACGACTATGTCGGCCGCGGCGGCGTCACCTCCAGCACCACCGAGCGTGCTCACGAAGGTACGACGTTCGAGGCCTCGTGCTACACCGACCCGCTCGGCATCGAGCATGTGACCGGCAGCCTGGCGGCGGCGGTCGCGCACGTGGGCACCCATGACTTCGGTGGCCGGGTGCAATTGCGTGCCACAACGAAGTTCGCGGCGGTCGAACCGTTGCTCGTCCTGCCACACGGCGGCAGGACGAGGATTCGCGTCTCGGTCAACGCCGACGGCGTAGCCGCCCGCTTCGAGGGCGGTACCGATCCGGTAGCCGCACGCCTGACCGGTCTTGGCCGGCTGGCTCGAGCGGGCTATCCGGTCGGACTGACGATCGCGCCGATCATGCCCGTGGAGGGCTGGCAGGACGGGTACGGCGCCATGCTGGACGCGGCGGCCGCGGAACTCGACGGTGTGCCCGGACTCGACCTGACCGTCGAATGCATCACGCACCGGTTCACACCGGGCAGTCGCGATGTGCTCACCGCCTGGTATCCGCGCACGAAGCTCGAGATGGACCCGGAGCAGCGCTCACGCAAGTTCGGCAAGTACGGATCGGTCAAATACGTCTACCAGCGAGACGACATGCACAAACTGCGCACGTGGTTCGACACGGCACTGCAGGAGCGACTTCCCCGCGCCCGGGCCCTGTACTGGACATGA
- a CDS encoding extracellular solute-binding protein, translating to MPGGYARLRAGLLVIALAVSGCGGVSSTVETGGTTLVTMGFGAGDEIAKTRIELADKVIGPATVKVGGGAFDAQQFLAAVAAGSPPDIVYLDRQLLGTYAARGTLAPLGECVRDSQVQMAEFREAAVAEVTLRGQLYGLPESYNNRLILVNDAVVRQAGADPAEVGTADRAKLAALTRTLTGRDGGGALTRIGFDPKLPEFLPLWAKANGVTMLSEDGLKANLDDPRLIEILEYTAGLIEAQGGWGKLKAFRDTFDFFGAKNPFATGQLAAGPMDDWYLNVLANHSPQIDLSVRPFTDQHGTPIDWVTGSAWAIPAASKHKKEACAWIATMTKSDSWIAAARARADARKAAGKPFTGIYTGNRVADEKIFGDLVELDDKPVFGNAVKAVLDAQKTAFSMPSSPAGAEFKAAWQDAVNRVLSGAQSPAAALRQAQTEAQRALDLAAQPR from the coding sequence ATGCCGGGCGGGTACGCACGACTGCGGGCGGGACTACTGGTGATCGCGCTGGCGGTGAGCGGCTGCGGCGGAGTCAGCTCGACGGTCGAAACCGGTGGGACCACACTCGTCACCATGGGATTCGGGGCAGGGGACGAGATCGCCAAAACCCGGATCGAGCTGGCGGACAAGGTGATCGGCCCGGCTACGGTCAAGGTCGGCGGCGGTGCCTTCGACGCCCAGCAGTTCCTGGCCGCGGTGGCCGCAGGGAGCCCCCCGGACATCGTCTACCTCGATCGTCAGCTGCTCGGCACCTATGCGGCGCGGGGCACTTTGGCGCCGCTGGGCGAATGCGTCCGGGACAGCCAGGTGCAGATGGCGGAGTTCCGGGAGGCCGCGGTGGCCGAGGTGACCCTGCGCGGTCAGCTGTACGGGCTGCCGGAGTCCTACAACAACCGCCTGATCCTGGTCAATGACGCGGTGGTGCGCCAAGCCGGTGCCGATCCGGCGGAAGTCGGCACCGCGGACCGGGCGAAACTGGCGGCACTCACCCGGACCCTCACCGGTCGCGACGGAGGCGGAGCGCTCACCCGGATCGGTTTCGACCCGAAGCTCCCCGAGTTCCTTCCGTTGTGGGCCAAGGCCAACGGGGTCACGATGCTCAGCGAAGACGGGCTCAAGGCCAACCTCGACGACCCGCGGCTGATCGAGATACTGGAGTATACGGCCGGTCTGATCGAGGCGCAGGGTGGCTGGGGCAAGCTGAAGGCGTTCCGCGACACCTTCGACTTCTTCGGCGCGAAGAACCCGTTCGCCACCGGTCAGCTCGCCGCCGGACCAATGGACGACTGGTATCTCAACGTGCTGGCCAACCACTCGCCGCAGATCGATCTTTCCGTCCGGCCGTTCACGGATCAGCACGGCACGCCGATCGACTGGGTCACCGGTTCCGCGTGGGCCATTCCGGCGGCGAGCAAGCACAAGAAGGAAGCGTGCGCCTGGATCGCGACGATGACCAAGTCGGATTCCTGGATCGCCGCCGCACGGGCACGGGCCGACGCGCGCAAGGCCGCCGGAAAACCGTTCACCGGTATCTACACCGGAAACCGGGTCGCCGACGAGAAGATCTTCGGCGACTTGGTCGAGCTCGATGACAAACCGGTTTTCGGCAACGCTGTCAAGGCGGTTCTCGACGCGCAGAAAACAGCCTTCTCGATGCCGTCCTCACCCGCCGGTGCGGAATTCAAGGCGGCCTGGCAGGACGCGGTGAACCGGGTGCTTTCCGGTGCCCAGAGCCCCGCGGCCGCGCTGCGCCAGGCACAGACGGAGGCCCAGCGGGCGCTCGACCTCGCAGCGCAGCCCCGGTGA